In a single window of the Podospora pseudocomata strain CBS 415.72m chromosome 2 map unlocalized CBS415.72m_2, whole genome shotgun sequence genome:
- the YHC1 gene encoding U1 small nuclear ribonucleoprotein C (EggNog:ENOG503P0JG; COG:A) gives MPKFFCDYCDVYLTHDSMSVRKAHNSGRNHLRNVVDYYQQIGHEKAQSVIDSITNSYAAEGQAHANPMLPQNQPGGFGSNPFPPPGAGFPGMPPPGFPGAFPGAPGAPPFPPPFPGAPGGSNAPPFPPPFPFPGAPNSASPAGGAPPFPLPPFPPGGAGAAFPPPPGGGMPPFPPPNGAVPPPGAFPPPGGMPFPPPGGQFPPFPPPGAGGFPGGGRQ, from the exons ATGCCAAAAT TCTTTTGCGATTATTGCGATGTCTACCTCACGCACGACTCCATGAGCGTGCGCAAGGCCCACAACAGCGGTCGCAACCATCTCCGCAACGTTGTCGATTACTACCAAC AAATCGGTCACGAAAAGGCCCAGTCCGTCATcgactccatcaccaactcctACGCCGCCGAAGGCCAAGCCCACGCCAACCCCATGCTGCCACAAAATCAACCCGGCGGATTCggctccaaccccttccctcctcccggcgCAGGCTTCCCAGGCATGCCACCCCCAGGCTTCCCCGGTGCCTTCCCCGGTGCACCAGGCGCTCCTCCGTTCCCACCTCCGTTCCCTGGCGCCCCAGGTGGTTCCAACGCCCCTCCATTTCCGccgcccttccccttcccaggTGCGCCAAATTCAGCTTCCCCTGCCGGCGGGGCACCTCCTTTCCCGCTTCCACCTTTCCCacctggaggagctggtgctgctttcccgcctcctcctggtGGCGGCATGCCacctttcccaccaccaaacggAGCGGTGCCCCCTCCAGGGGCTTTCCCTCCACCGGGTGGTATGCCATTCCCACCGCCGGGAGGGCAGTTCCcacctttccctcctccaggAGCGGGTGGGTTCCCGGGTGGTGGCAGACAGTAG
- the ERV25 gene encoding vesicle coat component (EggNog:ENOG503P0AD; COG:U) has protein sequence MATVPLLWAPRGKATDCHFIEAPVERAAPPRCASCIDLNSPPTTPTSSSPSLPTTAHSIYSDAQTMVHVRSVLQNVCSALLLLAVGTEALKFDIQAGSGHDSLSRRCIRNFVAKDMLVVVTAIVDGYKGDGMQLNMHIMDAAGNEYGKPKDIAGEQRTVFTSHADAAFDVCFENILTGNKYVQNPNRHVELDIDIGADAKDWAAVQASEKLKPVETELRRIEEMVGEIVSEMDYLRHREQKLRDTNESTNNRVKWFGFLTTFLLVGLWAWQIMYLRAYFRSKHLI, from the exons ATGGCCACGGTACCCTTGCTCTGGGCTCCAAGGGGGAAGGCGACAGATTGCCATTTTATCGAAGCTCCGGTGGAACGTGCAGCGCCCCCCCGTTGTGCCAGCTGTATTGACTTGAActcaccaccgacgacgccaacatcttcatctccctccttgcCGACGACAGCTCACTCGATATACTCAGACGCACAGACAATGGTTCACGTACGGTCGGTGCTGCAGAATGTCTGCAGCGCgctgctcctgctggcaGTGGGCACCGAGGCCCTGAAGTTCGACATCCAGGCGGGCAGCGGACACGACAGTCTTTCGAGGAGATGCATTCGGAACTTTGTCGCCAAGGACATGTTGGTGGTAGTTACGGCTATTGTGGATGGATACAAGGGCGATGGCATGCAACTGAACATGCACATTATGGACGCGGCAGGGAACGAGTACGGCAAGCCCAAGGACATTGCTGGCGAGCAACGCACCGTCTTCACCTCCCACGCCGACGCTGCTTTCGACGTGTGCTTTGAGAACATCCTCACAGGGA ACAAATACGTCCAGAACCCCAACCGTCACGTCGAGCTCGACATTGACATTGGTGCCGACGCCAAGGACTGGGCTGCCGTCCAGGCCAGCGAGAAGCTGAAGCCCGTAGAAACCGAGCTGCGCAGAAtcgaggagatggtgggcgAGATTGTCAGCGAAATGGACTACCTCCGCCACCGCGAGCAGAAGCTTAGAGACACCAACGAGAGCACCAACAACCGTGTGAAGTGGTTTGGTTTCCTCACAACATTCTTgctggttgggttgtggGCCTGGCAAATCATGTACCTGCGGGCGTACTTCAG GTCGAAGCATCTTATTTAA
- a CDS encoding uncharacterized protein (EggNog:ENOG503NZ1D; COG:S) — translation MTTLVRTRQPLQVLSMSHHQPERRKSKRLAGTSSPEPEEPEFKRRKRTAAAAAVINESAAFSQQQQHAPAPATGRKKRKNDADSKGSSSSAVPAVYDEQDGDFLFTRGSKRVKTTPAPPPPPPPPEPEPEPELPLPKMSTAKKVGRPPKNSSKKRASSPAQQSAPSPPLPVQPQQQVLPRRTSKRRSSAAAQAAPQPVQDEEPVMPKAKTRRKGRESNADKKAREEAQRRQLIEGIPEEEEEDEAQDQRHNHHRDHDHAMTNGTPQAEHPSGAASQMISLPFSDTPIQNRNKEFRKKGGASGGRRSSLGMRGRRASSLIDNGQSALPHREVDPKDFYKYISAEGLSEPRRMKQLLIWCGERALSEKPRGGKGNSAVLGARAIQDQILKDFSSVSEFSDWFSREEAPKPPVVLKPNPRNEDYDRKIEEMEERIKRLKEVKKAWQAIAKPLPTLDPIYPLSAPPPDNPEAPPQPDSRKAPLPDPNLLSEEETKMLTFLTSPETSFGSWKRQVRSRLQNVHQELEFEVDVLADRVHKFDMRVETAGREADQVLRLGAERLREREEREKERVGTRGVGVWEVLKSLGRILPEGG, via the exons ATGACTACTCTCGTACGGACCCGCCAGCCGCTACAAGTCTTGAGCAtgagccaccaccagcctgaGCGTCGGAAGAGTAAACGCCTCGCGGGTACGTCGTCGCCAGAACCAGAAGAGCCGGAgttcaagaggaggaagaggactgCTGCGGCTGCCGCGGTTATCAACGAGTCGGCGGCATtttcacaacaacaacaacacgcgCCCGCGCCGGCGACGGggaggaaaaagagaaagaatgACGCTGACTCCAAgggttcctcctcctccgcagtCCCGGCAGTGTACGACGAGCAGGATGGCGACTTTTTGTTTACGCGCGGGTCCAAGAGGGTGAAGACTacgccagcaccaccaccaccaccaccaccacctgagccagagccggagccggaaTTGCCATTGCCGAAAATGTCTACCGCGAAGAAGGTTGGAAGACCACCAAAGAATAGTTCGAAAAAGCGCGCTTCCTCTCCGGCGCAACAGTCTGCGCCTTCACCGCCGTTACCAGtacagccgcagcagcaggtttTACCGAGGAGGACGTCGAAAAGGAGGTCTAGTGCAGCTGCTCAGGCGGCGCCCCAACCGGTACAAGATGAGGAGCCGGTTATGCCCAAggcgaagacgaggaggaaagggagggagTCGAATGCCGACAAGAAAGCAAGAGAGGAAGCGCAGCGGAGGCAGTTAATAGAGGGGAttccggaggaggaggaagaggatgaagcaCAGGACCAGcgacacaaccaccaccgtgaTCATGACCACGCTATGACCAACGGCACACCCCAAGCAGAACACCCCTCTGGCGCCGCTTCACAGATGATCTCCTTACCTTTCAGCGACACGCCTATTCAAAACAGGAATAAAGAGTTtcgaaaaaaggggggagcgtctggagggaggaggagttcaCTGGGcatgagagggaggagggcgagctCGTTGATTGATAATGGGCAGAGCGCGTTACCACATCGGGAAGTTGATCCGAAGGATTTCTACAAGTATATTTCGGCCGAGGGGTTGAGcgagccgaggaggatgaagcaGTTGTTGATTTGGTGCGGGGAGAGGGCGCTTAGTGAGAAGCctagaggggggaaggggaataGTGCTGTTTTGGGAG CGAGAGCGATACAAGACCAGATATTGAAGGACTTTTCCTCAGTGTCGGAGTTTTCGGATTGGTTCTCACGGGAAGAAGCGCCGAAGccgccggtggtgttgaagccGAACCCGAGGAATGAGGATTATGACaggaagattgaggagatggaggagaggataaAAAG ATTAAAAGAAGTCAAAAAAGCCTGGCAGGCCATCGCGAAACCATTACCCACACTCGACCCGATATACCCCCTTTCAGCCCCCCCACCAGACAACCCTGAAGCTCCCCCGCAACCCGACTCGAGAAAAGCCCCGTTGCCAGACCCCAATTTGTTGTCGGAGGAAGAAACGAAAATGTTGACTTTCCTGACCAGTCCGGAGACGAGTTTTGGCAGCTGGAAGAGGCAGGTCAGGTCAAGGCTGCAGAATGTGCATCAGGAGCTCGagtttgaggttgatgtGCTGGCGGACAGGGTTCACAAGTTTGACATGAGAGTTGAGACTGCGGGGCGGGAGGCGGATCAGgttttgaggttgggggcggagaggttgagggaacgggaggagagggagaaggaaagggtGGGGAcacggggggtgggggtttgggaggtgctgaagagtttggggaggatatTGCCTGAGGGGGGGTAG
- a CDS encoding uncharacterized protein (COG:S; EggNog:ENOG503NWJ4): MSAIQLSFNLRVSSGVKTVHLLGSWDNYSGQLPLSKDKTSSKSGTWKGTFRFQPTTLQAGQRYWYYYMIDGYHVSHNPSEESTVEPTTGRALNILDVPKSSSKSSSSSKSSSRKSSSRHSVSSDIPKGRPLSMSQIKAPKPVAPHATRHILDGDFDEDELSSHFAATGIYDYDAEDIITDFGASVSPVSSVGSSLSYRSDNSSSSSGYSTPSSDCSSCTCERYGITRKGERVRLDCGGSRCGYEDSCSSSEDEQEYVERSSRRNGIVVRR; the protein is encoded by the coding sequence ATGTCCGCCATTCAGCTTTCATTCAACCTCCGTGTTTCCTCCGGTGTCAAGACCGTCCATCTCCTCGGCTCCTGGGACAACTACTCCGGCCAACTCCCGCTCTCCAAGGACAAGACTTCCTCCAAGTCCGGCACATGGAAGGGTACCTTCCGCTTCCAGCCCACCACACTTCAAGCCGGCCAAAGATACTGGTACTATTACATGATCGATGGGTACCACGTCTCGCACAACCCCTCCGAGGAGTCCACCGTTGAGCCCACCACCGGCCGTgccctcaacatccttgACGTCCCCAAGTCTTCCTCCAagtcttcctcttccagcaAGTCCTCTTCCCGCAAGTCTTCCTCGCGCCACTCCGTCAGCTCCGACATCCCCAAGGGTCGCCCTCTCTCCATGTCCCAGATCAAAGCCCCCAAGCCCGTAGCTCCCCACGCTACCCGCCACATCTTGGACGgcgactttgacgaggatgagctcTCCAGCCACTTTGCCGCCACCGGCATCTACGACTACGACGCCGaggacatcatcaccgactTTGGCGCTTCCGTCTCTCCCGTCTCCTCTGTCGGCTCCTCGCTCTCGTACCGCTCCGACaactcctcgtcgtcgtccggcTACAGCACCCCATCCTCAGACTGCTCCTCGTGCACCTGCGAGCGCTACGGCATCACCCGCAAGGGTGAGCGCGTCCGTCTTGACTGCGGCGGTTCTCGCTGCGGCTATGAGGACTCGTGCTCCTCTTCCGAGGACGAGCAAGAGTACGTTGAGCGCAGCTCCCGCCGCAACGGCATCGTCGTCCGCCGATAA
- the SKO1 gene encoding Transcription factor (COG:K; EggNog:ENOG503NVG8): MGLSTGAAGRGESKSPKQSSKKASPPRQDTQSDAKNDGPLKSATATTTTEPSSSSNAEATKPLAPPPRPNQQQNNQQQAGNNSPDYFSNPPGVGAALLSLEPNPFEQSFGGGAPETPGGTKLPSVAALTSPSSLLPGTGATPFGWPGSLRTGPLSPAMLSGPTNDYFSDTHHIRGGFPTPNESSLRTGLTPGGSGSMFPAPSPNTALFAGLTAGVQTPSTLDFHRTALSVQAKREPIQVQQPPPPAVTSAPQEMSNGSSLKAEAKPPTNSYDTHDNDAANGLYMLAQARNGTQPPPPSQYTAVPPAQVHVHSNHQPAPAVQPINTSPQMNGNSSIGGSSARGVSETGSAMSDESEQARPVTRAKGKRGSTSAAGTRRKADDGPAAKGPANKKAKTNGGPPPSQQPDYDDHSDDEDHHINKDGTKTKMTDEEKRKNFLERNRVAALKCRQRKKQWLANLQSKVEEFSQENENLTHQISVLREEVVNLKTLLLAHKDCPVTQSQHQQQQQQQGIHAGYIPPPPLEYNPQMAAYQMAGGMPPSQPVMAAHTGGRRFS, encoded by the exons ATGGGGTTGTCCACTGGAGCCGCTGGCCGAGGTGAGTCCAAGTCGCCCAAACAGTCCAGCAAGAAAGCATCCCCACCGCGACAAG ACACGCAATCCGACGCCAAAAATGACGGCCCCTTGAAGtctgccaccgccaccaccaccaccgaaccatcgtcatcatccaaTGCGGAAGCCACCAAGCCGCTCGCGCCTCCACCCCGTCCCAATCAGCAGCAGAACAATCAACAGCAAGCCGGCAATAACTCGCCCGACTACTTTTCGAACCCCCCCGGCGTCGGCGCGGCTTTGTTGAGCCTCGAGCCGAACCCCTTTGAGCAGtcctttggcggcggcgcccCCGAGACCCCCGGGGGGACTAAGCTTCCATCTGTCGCGGCTCTCACCTCGCCGTCGTCACTCCTTCCCGGCACGGGTGCTACTCCCTTCGGCTGGCCAGGTTCCCTCAGGACGGGCCCTCTCAGTCCGGCCATGTTGTCGGGGCCGACAAATGATTATTTCAGTGATACTCATCACATCCGAGGCGgcttcccaacccccaacgaGTCTTCTCTGAGGACTGGTCTCACTCCCGGGGGCAGCGGGTCTATGTTCCCGGCCCCAAGTCCCAACACGGCTCTCTTTGCTGGCCTTACTGCCGGCGTGCAAACCCCTAGTACGCTTGACTTCCACCGCACTGCTCTGAGTGTTCAGGCCAAGCGCGAGCCCATCCAGGTccagcaaccacctcctcctgccgTCACCTCTGCGCCCCAAGAAATGAGCAATGGGTCGAGCTTGAAGGCTGAAGCGAAGCCTCCCACAAATTCCTATGATACACACGACAACGACGCGGCGAACGGGTTGTACATGTTGGCCCAGGCACGTAACGGGACACAGCCTCCACCCCCGTCTCAGTACACGGCAGTTCCGCCTGCCCAGGTTCATGTGCATTCCAATCATCAACCTGCTCCCGCTGTCCAACCCATCAACACTTCTCCCCAGATGAATGGCAACTCGTCGATTGGAGGAAGCTCAGCGCGTGGTGTTAGTGAGACTGGCAGCGCCATGTCTGATGAGAGCGAACAGGCGCGTCCCGTGACCCGTGCCaaggggaagagagggtCGACCAGTGCTGCTGGCACTCGCAGAAAGGCCGATGATGGCCCTGCTGCCAAAGGGCCGGCCAATAAAAAAGCCAAGACAAACGGTGGTCCTCCACCCTCGCAGCAGCCAGACTATGACGATCactctgatgatgaggatcaTCATATCAACAAAGACggcaccaagaccaagatgacagacgaggagaagaggaagaattTCCTTGAGCGCAACAG GGTTGCTGCACTCAAGTGTCGTCAGCGTAAGAAGCAGTGGCTGGCTAATCTTCAAAGCAAGGTTGAGGAGTTCAGTCAAGAAAACGAGAACCTCACCCATCAGATTAGCGTCCTTCGCGAAGAAGTTGTTAACCTGAAGACGTTGTTGCTCGCACACAAAGACTGCCCAGTAACACAGtcgcaacatcaacaacaacagcaacaacaaggcatCCACGCAGGCtacatcccaccaccaccactggaATACAATCCCCAGATGGCCGCTTACCAAATGGCTGGTGGGATGCCGCCCAGCCAACCGGTGATGGCTGCCCACACCGGTGGTCGCCGTTTCTCATAG
- the emi5 gene encoding Succinate dehydrogenase assembly factor 2 mitochondrial (COG:S; EggNog:ENOG503NYI5) gives MASLRPATRALRAAIRPTTSVLRTARPFSSSKSSPDPGSLPNHELDVGELQGAKFKIEPLRRVGEEPDVMRARLLYQSRKRGTLESDLLLSTFAASHLPKMTPAQLSEYDRFLDENDWDIYYWATQPNVSLPSGQTPPLEDRAVHESPRPGEWAQTVGTFKPAYRPVPKRWEGSEILALLREHVRVRRGDQSEQVKEELGHHGEEGHRHKEVERKGMGFMPSLDESR, from the exons ATGGCCTCCCTCCGTCCAGCAACGCGCGCCCTCCGCGCCGCTATCCGTCCCACCACTTCAGTCCTCAGAACCGCCCGCCCCTTCAGCTCGTCCAAGTCCTCCCCCGACCCGGGCTCCCTACCAAACCACGAACTCGACGTCGGCGAGCTCCAGGGCGCAAAGTTCAAGATTGAGCCTTTGCGTAGAGTAGGCGAAGAGCCAGACGTCATGCGCGCCCGTCTTCTCT ACCAATCCCGCAAACGCGGCACCCTCGAatccgacctcctcctctccaccttcgccgcctcccacctccccaagaTGACCCCCGCCCAACTCTCCGAATACGACCGCTTCCTCGACGAAAACGACTGGGACATTTACTACTGggccacccaacccaacgtctcccttccctccggccaaacccctcccttGGAGGACAGAGCAGTGCACGAGTCCCCCCGACCCGGGGAGTGGGCGCAGACGGTGGGGACGTTCAAGCCCGCGTACCGGCCTGTGCCcaagaggtgggaggggagtgagATTCTGGCTTTGTTGAGGGAGCATGTCCGGGTTAGGAGGGGTGATCAATCGGagcaggtgaaggaggagctggggcatcatggggaggaggggcacaGGCAtaaggaggtggagaggaaggggatggggttTATGCCTAGTTTGGATGAGTCGAGGTGA